A window of the Pseudomonas furukawaii genome harbors these coding sequences:
- a CDS encoding GreA/GreB family elongation factor has translation MDKARIHRLILDRLAADLELLQRAAQTAYEAATHEENVAENKYDTLGLEASYLATGQARRAAEIKHSIGLFQTLNLRPFDPQRGIQLSALVVLAAEDGSEQWLFLGPEAAGLKVQLEGEEITVITPRSPLGQALLGKAEGAEITLNIGKGHQHFEVLQVH, from the coding sequence ATGGACAAAGCCCGCATCCACCGACTGATCCTCGACAGGCTCGCCGCCGACCTGGAACTGCTGCAGCGGGCCGCGCAGACCGCCTACGAGGCCGCGACCCACGAGGAGAACGTCGCCGAGAACAAGTACGACACCCTTGGCCTGGAAGCCTCTTACCTGGCCACCGGGCAAGCCCGCCGCGCCGCCGAGATCAAGCATTCCATCGGCCTGTTCCAGACCCTCAACCTGCGTCCGTTCGACCCGCAGCGAGGTATCCAGCTCAGCGCCCTGGTGGTGCTGGCCGCCGAGGATGGCAGCGAGCAATGGCTGTTCCTCGGCCCCGAAGCGGCCGGTCTCAAGGTGCAGCTCGAAGGGGAGGAAATCACCGTGATCACGCCCCGCTCTCCCCTCGGCCAGGCGCTGCTGGGCAAGGCAGAAGGCGCGGAGATCACACTGAACATCGGCAAGGGGCACCAGCATTTCGAGGTGCTGCAGGTACACTGA
- the rmuC gene encoding DNA recombination protein RmuC, producing MPFDIPTLLAGLLAGAIPLLGVAWQLQRRIGALQTERTLLEERLANAQLAQDGLAVQLEDSREEARELSQMNAAQQAELAALGREAELLGVERQSAREALLAWNQERERKDAELRRLDADRAGLEAELREQREAHEQRLADLQAARDDLRAQFAELAGKIFDEREQRFAENSQQRLGQLLDPLKERIQAFEKRVEESYQQEARERFSLGKELERLQQLNQRLGDEATQLTRALKGQKTQGNWGELVLERVLEHAGLEKGREYQTQVSLKSAEGERFQPDVLVRLPGDRQVVVDAKVSLTAYQALVAAEDEATRSQALKQHVLSLRSHLKGLSVKDYQRLEGLHSLDFVLLFVPIEAAFAAALQADPGLFQEAFEQHIVIVSPTTLLATLRVIDSLWRQERQNQNAREIAERAGALYDKFVAFVQDLDEVGSRLQQLDKAYANARNKLVEGRGNLIGRVENLKLLGARASKSLPNDLLERAAGLPLLDESLED from the coding sequence ATGCCTTTCGATATCCCCACGCTTCTGGCTGGCCTCCTGGCCGGCGCCATTCCCCTGCTGGGCGTCGCCTGGCAACTACAACGCCGGATCGGCGCCCTGCAGACCGAACGCACCCTGCTCGAAGAACGCCTGGCCAACGCCCAGCTGGCCCAGGACGGGCTCGCCGTGCAACTGGAGGACAGTCGCGAGGAAGCGCGCGAACTCAGCCAGATGAATGCCGCCCAGCAGGCGGAGCTCGCCGCCCTGGGACGGGAGGCCGAGCTGCTGGGCGTTGAGCGCCAGAGCGCCCGCGAGGCCCTGCTGGCCTGGAACCAGGAGCGGGAGCGCAAGGACGCCGAGCTGCGCCGGCTGGACGCCGACCGCGCCGGACTGGAAGCCGAGCTGCGGGAACAGCGCGAGGCACACGAGCAGCGCCTTGCCGACCTGCAGGCGGCCCGCGACGACCTCCGTGCCCAGTTCGCCGAACTGGCGGGGAAGATCTTCGATGAGCGCGAGCAGCGCTTCGCCGAGAACAGCCAGCAGCGCCTGGGCCAGTTGCTCGACCCGCTCAAGGAGCGCATCCAGGCTTTCGAGAAGCGGGTGGAGGAGAGCTACCAGCAGGAAGCCCGCGAACGCTTCTCCCTGGGCAAGGAACTGGAACGCCTGCAACAGCTCAACCAGCGTCTGGGCGACGAAGCCACCCAGCTCACGCGCGCCCTCAAGGGGCAGAAGACCCAGGGCAACTGGGGCGAGCTGGTGCTGGAGCGGGTGCTGGAGCACGCCGGCCTGGAGAAGGGCCGCGAGTACCAGACCCAGGTCAGCCTGAAGAGTGCCGAGGGCGAGCGCTTTCAGCCCGACGTGCTGGTGCGGTTGCCGGGAGACCGCCAGGTGGTGGTGGACGCCAAGGTCAGCCTCACCGCCTACCAGGCGCTGGTCGCCGCCGAGGACGAGGCGACCCGCAGCCAGGCGCTGAAGCAGCACGTGCTGTCCCTGCGCAGTCACCTGAAGGGTTTGTCGGTCAAGGACTACCAGCGCCTGGAAGGGCTCCACAGCCTGGATTTCGTGCTGCTCTTCGTGCCCATCGAAGCCGCCTTCGCCGCCGCCCTGCAGGCCGACCCGGGTTTGTTCCAGGAGGCCTTCGAGCAACACATCGTGATCGTCAGCCCCACCACGCTGCTGGCCACCCTGCGGGTGATCGACAGCCTCTGGCGCCAGGAACGGCAGAACCAGAACGCCCGGGAGATCGCCGAGCGCGCCGGGGCGCTGTACGACAAGTTCGTGGCCTTCGTCCAGGACCTGGACGAGGTGGGCAGTCGCCTGCAGCAGCTGGACAAGGCCTACGCCAACGCCCGCAACAAGCTGGTGGAGGGTCGCGGCAACCTGATCGGCCGGGTGGAGAACCTCAAGCTGCTCGGTGCCCGCGCCAGCAAGAGCCTGCCCAACGACCTGCTGGAACGCGCCGCCGGCCTGCCGCTGCTGGACGAGTCGCTGGAAGACTGA
- a CDS encoding error-prone DNA polymerase — protein sequence MAPGLVRMSAYAELHCLSNFSFQRGASSAAELFQRAREHGYEALAITDECTLAGIVRAWQASRDNGLPLVIGSEVRLEGGPKLVLLVENLAGYQRLCRLITEARRRARKGSYRLLREDFADPTDGLLALWVMEDDVREADWLRRHFPERLWLAVELHRGADDAARLAQRLALADDLGIPAVACGDVHMHARGRRALQDCMTAVRHHCTVAEAGHRLFANGERHLRRREVLAALYPPALLEESVRIARRCRFSLDELQYQYPRELVPAGETPTSWLRRLTERGLCNRWPEGPPDKARALVEKELALIAELGYESYFLTVADIVSFARQERILCQGRGSAANSVVCFALGITELDPCGDSELLFERFISKERNEPPDIDVDFEHERREEVIQYIFRRYGRRRAALTAVVNTYHGAGAIRDVAKALGLPPDQVNALAECCGGWSDSAPSAERLREAGFDPESPVLRPVLALTRELIGFPRHLSQHPGGFVISEAPLDSLVPVENATMAERTVIQWDKDDLDLVGLLKVDVLALGMLSALRRCFDLIERYRGRRWTLASLPKEDRATYDMISRADTIGVFQIESRAQMSMLPRLRPRTFYDLVIQVAIVRPGPIQGNMVHPYLRRRNGEEKVSYPREELVPVFRRTLGVPLFQEQVMQLAMVAADYTPGEADELRRNMAAWKRHGGLEHHRQRLTSRMLAKGYEPAFIARIFEQIKGFGSYGFPESHAASFALLTYASSWLKCHEPAAFACALINSWPMGFYSPDQVLQDARRHRIPVHPVDVRHSDWDCSLEPAGRGDDLAIRLGLRMVRGFREDDARRIEAARSGAAFTSVADLVQRARLDAGARERLADAGALRGLAGHRHKARWAVAGVEVQAPLFAGLPESREVQVALPLPNVAEDMLTDYATLGTTLGPHPLSLLRAALRKRRCRSSREVQGTEHGRSLSVAGLVVGRQRPQTASGVIFVTLEDEFGMVNVVVWHDLAERQRRVLVGSQLLQVDGRLESVDGVRHLIARRLQDLTPLLDGLDIRSRDFH from the coding sequence GTGGCTCCAGGGCTGGTTCGCATGAGTGCCTACGCCGAGCTGCACTGCCTGTCCAACTTCAGCTTCCAGCGCGGGGCCTCCAGCGCCGCCGAGCTGTTCCAGCGTGCCCGCGAGCATGGCTACGAGGCCCTGGCCATTACCGATGAATGCACCCTGGCCGGCATCGTACGCGCCTGGCAGGCGTCGAGGGACAACGGCCTGCCCCTGGTGATCGGCAGCGAGGTGCGGCTGGAAGGCGGTCCCAAGCTGGTGCTGCTGGTGGAGAACCTGGCGGGCTACCAGCGCCTGTGCCGCTTGATCACCGAGGCGCGGCGGCGGGCGCGGAAGGGCAGCTATCGGCTCTTGCGGGAAGACTTCGCCGATCCCACCGATGGCCTGCTGGCGCTCTGGGTGATGGAGGACGACGTGCGTGAGGCGGACTGGCTGCGCCGCCACTTTCCCGAGCGCCTGTGGCTGGCGGTGGAACTGCACCGGGGCGCGGACGACGCGGCCCGGCTGGCGCAGCGGCTGGCCCTGGCCGACGACCTGGGCATTCCGGCGGTGGCCTGCGGCGATGTCCACATGCACGCCCGTGGCCGCCGCGCGCTGCAGGATTGCATGACCGCCGTGCGCCACCACTGCACGGTGGCGGAGGCGGGCCATCGGCTCTTCGCCAACGGCGAGCGTCACCTGCGGCGGCGCGAGGTGCTGGCCGCGCTCTATCCCCCGGCGCTGCTCGAAGAGTCGGTGCGCATCGCCCGGCGCTGCCGCTTCAGCCTCGATGAACTCCAGTACCAGTACCCGCGCGAGCTGGTGCCGGCGGGCGAGACGCCCACCAGCTGGCTGCGCCGACTGACCGAGCGGGGGCTGTGCAACCGTTGGCCGGAGGGGCCGCCGGACAAGGCCCGGGCGCTGGTGGAGAAGGAACTCGCGTTGATCGCCGAGCTGGGCTACGAGAGCTATTTCCTCACGGTGGCGGATATCGTCAGCTTCGCCCGCCAGGAGCGCATCCTCTGCCAGGGGCGGGGGTCGGCGGCCAATTCGGTGGTGTGCTTCGCCCTGGGGATCACCGAGCTGGACCCCTGTGGCGACAGCGAGCTGCTCTTCGAACGCTTCATATCGAAGGAGCGCAACGAGCCACCGGACATCGACGTGGACTTCGAGCACGAACGCCGCGAAGAGGTCATCCAGTACATCTTCCGCCGCTACGGCCGCCGCCGCGCGGCCCTCACCGCGGTGGTCAACACCTACCACGGCGCCGGCGCCATCCGCGATGTGGCCAAGGCCCTCGGCCTGCCGCCGGACCAGGTGAACGCCCTGGCCGAGTGCTGCGGTGGCTGGAGCGATTCGGCCCCCTCGGCGGAGCGTCTGCGGGAGGCGGGGTTCGACCCCGAGAGCCCGGTGCTGCGCCCGGTGCTGGCGCTGACCCGCGAGCTGATCGGCTTTCCCCGGCACCTGTCCCAGCACCCGGGGGGCTTCGTGATTTCCGAGGCGCCCCTGGACAGCCTGGTGCCTGTGGAAAACGCCACCATGGCCGAGCGCACCGTGATCCAGTGGGACAAGGACGACCTCGACCTGGTGGGCCTGCTCAAGGTGGACGTGCTGGCCCTGGGGATGCTCAGCGCCCTGCGCCGCTGCTTCGACCTGATCGAACGCTATCGCGGCCGGCGCTGGACCCTGGCCAGCCTGCCGAAGGAGGACCGCGCCACCTACGACATGATCAGCCGCGCCGACACCATCGGCGTGTTCCAGATCGAGTCGCGGGCGCAGATGTCCATGCTGCCGCGCCTGCGGCCCCGGACCTTCTACGACCTGGTGATCCAGGTGGCCATCGTCCGGCCGGGGCCGATCCAGGGCAACATGGTTCACCCCTACCTGCGGCGGCGTAATGGCGAGGAGAAGGTGAGCTACCCCAGGGAAGAGCTGGTCCCGGTGTTCCGGCGCACCCTGGGGGTGCCGCTGTTCCAGGAGCAGGTGATGCAACTGGCCATGGTGGCCGCCGACTACACCCCCGGCGAGGCGGACGAACTGCGCCGCAACATGGCCGCCTGGAAGCGCCACGGCGGTCTGGAGCACCACCGCCAGCGGCTGACCTCGCGGATGCTCGCCAAGGGTTACGAGCCGGCGTTCATCGCGCGCATCTTCGAGCAGATCAAGGGCTTCGGCAGCTACGGGTTTCCCGAGTCCCACGCCGCCAGCTTCGCCTTGCTCACCTACGCCAGCAGCTGGCTGAAATGCCATGAGCCGGCGGCCTTCGCCTGCGCCCTGATCAACAGCTGGCCCATGGGTTTCTACTCCCCCGACCAGGTGCTGCAGGACGCCCGCCGCCACCGCATCCCGGTGCATCCGGTGGATGTGCGCCATTCGGACTGGGACTGCTCCCTGGAACCGGCGGGGCGGGGCGACGACCTTGCCATCCGCCTGGGCCTGCGCATGGTGCGAGGCTTTCGCGAGGACGATGCCCGGCGCATCGAGGCGGCCCGGAGCGGCGCGGCCTTCACCAGCGTGGCCGACCTGGTGCAGCGCGCCCGTCTGGATGCCGGCGCCCGCGAGCGGCTGGCGGACGCCGGCGCCTTGCGCGGCCTGGCCGGACACCGGCACAAGGCCCGCTGGGCGGTGGCCGGGGTGGAGGTGCAGGCGCCGCTGTTCGCCGGCCTGCCGGAGTCGCGGGAGGTCCAGGTGGCGCTGCCCCTGCCCAACGTCGCCGAGGACATGCTCACCGACTACGCCACCCTGGGCACCACCCTGGGCCCCCATCCCCTGAGCCTGCTGCGTGCGGCCCTGCGCAAACGCCGCTGCCGCAGCTCGCGGGAGGTACAGGGCACGGAGCACGGGCGCTCCCTCAGCGTCGCCGGCCTGGTGGTGGGCCGCCAACGCCCGCAAACCGCCAGCGGGGTGATCTTCGTCACCCTGGAAGACGAGTTCGGCATGGTCAACGTGGTGGTCTGGCATGACCTGGCGGAGCGCCAGCGGCGCGTGCTGGTGGGCTCGCAACTGCTGCAGGTGGACGGACGGCTGGAGTCGGTGGACGGCGTGCGCCACCTGATCGCCCGGCGCCTGCAGGACCTGACGCCATTGCTGGACGGGCTGGATATCAGGAGCCGGGATTTCCATTGA
- a CDS encoding MFS transporter has protein sequence MRSSLASGVRRREIWAWAMFDFANSGYTTVIITAVFNAYFVAVVAEGKPWGTLAWTSTLAVSYALVILTAPLIGAYADATARKKRLLLFSTLGCVACTAALALAGPGALALTVLFLVLSNFCFGTGENLIAAFLPELARDDALGRVSGWGWGLGYIGGLVSLGACLAYVSWAQAQGQTAAQFVPVCVLITALLFAIASTPTFLLLKERSQPQPASEQGAWARFSRTLRDAGRYRDLMRFLACTVCYQAGIAAVISLAAIYADQVMGFSTQDTLMLIFIVNITASLGAVAFGWLQDRIGHRPTLALTLLGWLAMVGMIWLASGPALFWAAANIAGLCMGASQSAGRAIVGLLAPPTRLGEFFGLWGQAVKLSAILGPMTYGLANWLSGGDHRLAMLITGSYFVLGLLLLASVRLERGRRAALAS, from the coding sequence ATGCGATCCAGCCTCGCCTCCGGCGTGAGACGCCGGGAAATCTGGGCCTGGGCGATGTTCGACTTCGCCAATTCCGGCTACACCACCGTCATCATCACCGCCGTCTTCAACGCCTACTTCGTGGCCGTGGTGGCCGAGGGCAAGCCCTGGGGCACCCTGGCCTGGACCAGCACCCTCGCGGTCTCCTACGCCCTGGTCATCCTCACTGCGCCGCTGATCGGCGCCTATGCCGACGCCACCGCCCGCAAGAAGCGCCTGCTGCTGTTCAGCACCCTCGGCTGCGTCGCCTGCACCGCCGCCCTGGCGCTGGCCGGCCCCGGCGCCCTGGCGCTGACGGTGCTGTTCCTGGTGCTGTCGAACTTCTGCTTCGGCACCGGGGAGAACCTGATCGCCGCCTTCCTCCCGGAACTGGCGCGGGACGATGCCCTGGGGCGGGTGTCCGGCTGGGGCTGGGGGCTGGGCTACATCGGCGGCCTGGTGAGCCTGGGGGCCTGCCTGGCCTATGTCAGCTGGGCCCAGGCCCAGGGCCAGACGGCGGCGCAGTTCGTGCCGGTGTGCGTCCTCATCACCGCCCTGCTCTTCGCCATCGCCAGCACCCCCACCTTCCTCCTCCTCAAGGAACGCAGCCAACCCCAGCCCGCCAGCGAACAGGGAGCTTGGGCACGCTTCAGCCGCACGCTGCGGGACGCCGGCCGCTACCGCGACCTGATGCGCTTCCTCGCCTGCACCGTCTGCTACCAGGCGGGCATCGCCGCGGTGATCAGCCTGGCGGCCATCTACGCCGACCAGGTGATGGGATTCAGCACCCAGGACACCCTGATGCTGATCTTCATCGTCAACATCACCGCCTCCCTCGGCGCGGTGGCCTTCGGCTGGCTGCAGGACCGCATCGGCCACCGCCCCACCCTGGCCCTGACCCTGCTGGGGTGGTTGGCCATGGTGGGGATGATCTGGCTTGCCAGCGGCCCGGCGCTGTTCTGGGCTGCGGCCAACATCGCCGGCCTGTGCATGGGCGCGAGCCAGTCGGCGGGCCGCGCCATCGTCGGCCTGCTGGCACCGCCCACGCGGCTGGGAGAATTCTTCGGCCTCTGGGGCCAGGCGGTGAAGCTCTCGGCCATCCTCGGCCCCATGACCTACGGCCTGGCCAACTGGCTCTCCGGGGGCGACCACCGCCTGGCGATGCTGATCACCGGCAGCTACTTCGTGCTGGGCCTGCTGCTGCTCGCCAGCGTGCGCCTGGAGCGCGGCCGGCGCGCGGCGCTGGCGTCGTAG
- the imuA gene encoding translesion DNA synthesis-associated protein ImuA has product MGAVVALDALLNERRVWKGQPVSQPGGSDQPTGLAELDRALPGGGWPEAALSEILAAAVGLGELSLLWPTLARLTGSGERVVLVAPPHIPYPQAWQAAGVDLRALALVQASGRDALWAAEQCLRSGSCGAVLCWPQQADDRALRRLQVAAETGQTLAFAFRPLEASLNPSPAALRIAVEGAPARLRVLKCRGGLPPARPIALAR; this is encoded by the coding sequence ATGGGCGCGGTGGTCGCCCTCGACGCCCTGCTCAACGAGCGGCGGGTGTGGAAAGGCCAGCCCGTATCGCAGCCGGGCGGCAGCGACCAGCCCACCGGTCTGGCCGAGCTGGATCGGGCGCTGCCCGGTGGCGGCTGGCCCGAGGCGGCCCTGAGCGAGATCCTCGCCGCCGCCGTCGGGCTGGGTGAGCTGAGCCTGCTCTGGCCGACCCTGGCGCGGCTCACCGGCAGCGGCGAGCGGGTGGTGCTGGTGGCGCCGCCGCATATCCCTTATCCACAGGCCTGGCAGGCGGCGGGGGTGGACCTGCGCGCCCTGGCCCTGGTGCAGGCCAGTGGCCGCGACGCCCTTTGGGCGGCGGAGCAGTGCCTGCGTTCCGGCAGTTGTGGCGCGGTGCTCTGCTGGCCGCAGCAGGCCGACGACCGGGCCCTGCGGCGCTTGCAGGTGGCCGCCGAGACCGGACAGACCCTGGCCTTTGCCTTTCGCCCCCTGGAGGCGTCCCTGAACCCTTCGCCGGCGGCCTTGCGCATTGCCGTGGAGGGGGCGCCGGCGCGCCTGAGGGTGCTCAAGTGCCGGGGCGGCCTGCCGCCCGCCAGGCCCATCGCGCTGGCCCGGTGA
- a CDS encoding tetratricopeptide repeat protein, whose translation MKYRVPAATSSTLPTRVALWLLDSPRLGQANSVKRLAGNLLKQPALDGEVEAQSRLGQMLCRDCGNPRDRRIGLDLLRQAARAGDRRAQLELGRLYSLPRHHEPEQARHWLELAAAQGSHEAARLLSRLAPHA comes from the coding sequence ATGAAGTACCGCGTCCCCGCCGCCACCTCGTCCACCTTGCCCACCCGTGTCGCCCTCTGGCTGCTGGACAGCCCGCGCCTGGGCCAGGCCAACAGCGTCAAGCGCCTGGCCGGCAACCTGCTCAAGCAGCCGGCCCTGGATGGCGAGGTGGAGGCACAGAGCCGCCTGGGCCAGATGCTGTGCCGGGACTGCGGCAACCCCCGGGATCGCCGTATCGGCCTGGACCTGCTGCGACAGGCCGCCCGCGCTGGCGACCGCCGTGCCCAACTGGAACTCGGGCGCCTGTACAGCCTGCCGCGCCACCATGAACCGGAGCAGGCCCGCCACTGGCTGGAGCTGGCCGCCGCCCAGGGTTCCCACGAGGCCGCCCGACTGCTCAGCCGGCTCGCGCCGCACGCCTGA
- a CDS encoding Y-family DNA polymerase, producing the protein MRWACILLPQLALDSVLRGHPDPEAPLALVTGTPQRRVLRALNPAARSLGLRPGQSLTAAHALTRDFAQVEYDPAQVERAEQLLAAWGYGFSSQVSRRYPRCLLLEVESSLGLFGPWPRFEARLRRELEGLGFRHRIVAAPNPAAARVLANAADGLALATPAELRKALGRLPVERAGLDRDVATAFQRMGLRALGQVLAMPRQTLARRFPAEVLRHLDCLLGERPLALEFYRPPDEFDVRLELNFEVESHQALLFPLRRLTADLAAFLAGRDSGVQRFSLLLEHRDRPDTQVPVGLLSAEREAAILFELARGRLEQLQVPAPVRAFRLLARDLPAFVPERRELFDERPQQSLPWEQLRERLRARLGDEAVHSLAARADHRPECAWRLDAEAPALHLPPGPPRPGWLLREPQPLREGSVRILSGPERIESGWWDGGDVRRDYFLVETRSGQRGWAFRAVGEAGPLWLQGWFA; encoded by the coding sequence ATGCGCTGGGCTTGCATACTGCTCCCGCAGTTGGCGCTGGATAGCGTGCTGCGAGGGCATCCCGACCCCGAGGCGCCCCTGGCGCTGGTCACCGGCACGCCCCAGCGGCGGGTGCTGCGGGCGCTGAATCCGGCGGCCCGAAGCTTGGGGCTGCGCCCTGGCCAGTCCCTCACCGCCGCCCATGCGCTGACCCGCGATTTCGCCCAGGTGGAGTACGACCCGGCCCAGGTCGAGCGGGCCGAACAGCTGCTGGCGGCCTGGGGCTATGGCTTCAGTTCCCAGGTCAGCCGGCGCTACCCGCGCTGCCTGCTGCTGGAGGTGGAATCCAGTCTCGGCCTGTTCGGGCCCTGGCCGCGCTTCGAGGCGCGCTTGCGCCGGGAGCTGGAAGGGCTGGGCTTTCGTCATCGCATCGTCGCCGCGCCCAACCCGGCGGCGGCGCGGGTGCTGGCCAATGCCGCGGACGGCCTGGCGCTGGCGACCCCGGCGGAGCTGCGCAAGGCCCTGGGGCGCCTGCCGGTGGAGCGCGCCGGCCTGGATCGTGACGTCGCCACCGCCTTCCAGCGCATGGGCCTGCGAGCCTTGGGACAGGTGCTGGCGATGCCCCGGCAGACCCTGGCCCGGCGCTTTCCCGCCGAGGTGCTGCGGCACCTGGATTGCCTGCTGGGCGAGCGCCCCCTGGCCCTGGAGTTCTACCGGCCGCCGGATGAGTTCGATGTGCGCCTCGAACTGAATTTCGAGGTGGAGTCCCACCAGGCGCTGCTCTTTCCCCTGCGCCGCCTGACCGCCGACCTGGCGGCCTTCCTCGCCGGGCGCGACAGCGGCGTGCAGCGTTTCAGCCTGTTGCTGGAGCACCGCGACCGTCCCGATACCCAGGTGCCCGTGGGCCTGCTCAGCGCCGAGCGGGAGGCCGCCATACTCTTCGAGCTGGCCCGGGGACGCCTGGAGCAGTTGCAGGTGCCGGCGCCGGTGCGGGCCTTTCGCCTGCTGGCGCGGGACCTGCCGGCCTTCGTGCCGGAGCGGCGCGAGCTGTTCGACGAGCGCCCCCAGCAATCCCTGCCCTGGGAGCAGTTGCGCGAGCGCCTGCGGGCCCGCCTGGGGGACGAGGCCGTGCACAGCCTGGCCGCCCGCGCCGACCACCGCCCGGAATGCGCCTGGCGGCTGGACGCCGAGGCCCCGGCGCTGCACCTGCCGCCCGGTCCGCCACGCCCCGGCTGGCTGCTGCGGGAACCCCAGCCCTTGCGGGAGGGCAGCGTGCGCATCCTGTCGGGACCGGAGCGCATCGAGTCCGGCTGGTGGGACGGGGGCGATGTGCGTCGCGATTACTTCCTCGTGGAAACCCGCAGCGGCCAGCGGGGCTGGGCCTTCCGTGCCGTGGGGGAGGCGGGGCCGCTGTGGCTCCAGGGCTGGTTCGCATGA
- a CDS encoding MgtC/SapB family protein, producing MPDATEVLLDFASALAAGLLIGAERGWRDRNKEALRLVAGIRSFGLTALLGGMAAFLGEQFGIAVWVTIFACFAVLVIASYFGELVYVGDLGLSSELALLLTFLLGSLAVAGYHVLSAAGAVVVALLLSLKDPLHHALERLSEEELLATLKLLFISVVLLPILPDRGFGPWDLFNPYATWWMVVLIAGLGFAAYFAIRLVGTQRGLLLTALLGGTVSSTAMTITLSHLAEHRALRPLLAAGLLATSALMFPRVLLEVGLVNPGLLPHLSVPLGIAGLTYAAGALFFWRLAAKDESPNAEPPLKNPFELGPALRFAVMLAVILFLVEAARRYLGDIGVYLVALLSGLTDVDAITLSLSRGANRGLDTEVAVRGIFLAVLSNSLVKAGLIAVIGGKGLALHTFPFIAGGLLAGAAVLLMF from the coding sequence ATGCCCGACGCCACGGAGGTCCTGCTCGACTTCGCCAGCGCCCTGGCCGCTGGCCTGCTGATCGGCGCCGAGCGCGGTTGGCGAGACCGCAACAAGGAAGCCCTGCGGCTGGTGGCCGGCATCCGCTCCTTCGGCCTCACCGCCCTGCTCGGCGGGATGGCGGCCTTCCTCGGCGAACAGTTCGGCATCGCCGTCTGGGTGACGATCTTCGCCTGCTTCGCGGTGCTGGTGATCGCCTCCTACTTCGGCGAGCTGGTCTATGTCGGCGACCTGGGCCTCTCCAGCGAACTGGCCCTGCTGCTCACCTTCCTCCTCGGCAGCCTGGCGGTGGCCGGCTACCACGTGCTGTCCGCCGCCGGCGCGGTGGTGGTCGCCCTGCTGCTGAGCCTCAAGGACCCCCTGCACCATGCCCTGGAGCGCCTCAGCGAGGAGGAGCTGCTGGCGACGCTGAAACTGCTGTTCATCTCGGTGGTGTTGCTGCCGATCCTGCCGGACAGGGGCTTCGGTCCCTGGGACCTGTTCAACCCCTACGCCACCTGGTGGATGGTGGTGCTGATCGCCGGCCTGGGTTTTGCCGCCTACTTCGCCATCCGCCTGGTAGGCACCCAGCGCGGCCTGCTGCTGACGGCGCTGCTGGGCGGAACGGTTTCCTCCACCGCCATGACCATCACCCTCTCCCACCTGGCCGAGCACCGGGCCCTGCGCCCGCTGCTGGCCGCGGGGCTGCTGGCGACCTCGGCGCTGATGTTCCCCCGGGTGCTGCTGGAGGTGGGCCTGGTGAACCCGGGCCTGTTGCCGCACCTGTCCGTGCCCCTGGGTATCGCTGGCCTGACCTACGCGGCGGGTGCCCTGTTCTTCTGGCGCCTGGCGGCCAAGGATGAATCGCCCAACGCCGAACCACCGCTGAAGAACCCCTTCGAGCTGGGGCCGGCGCTGCGTTTCGCGGTGATGCTGGCGGTGATCCTGTTCCTGGTGGAGGCGGCGCGGCGGTACCTGGGGGATATCGGCGTCTACCTGGTCGCGCTGCTCTCGGGCCTGACCGACGTGGACGCCATCACCCTCTCCCTGTCCCGGGGCGCCAACCGCGGGCTGGATACCGAGGTGGCGGTGCGCGGCATCTTCCTCGCCGTGCTGAGCAATAGCCTGGTGAAGGCCGGGCTGATCGCGGTGATCGGCGGCAAGGGGCTGGCGCTGCATACCTTCCCCTTCATCGCCGGTGGCCTGCTGGCGGGTGCCGCCGTGCTGCTGATGTTCTGA